The following coding sequences lie in one Arachis stenosperma cultivar V10309 chromosome 5, arast.V10309.gnm1.PFL2, whole genome shotgun sequence genomic window:
- the LOC130980277 gene encoding ATP-dependent RNA helicase SUV3, mitochondrial-like isoform X1, with protein MTWLLASMDTIFKNKIVHCKFFYEMWDTILEFFITSSRARIQKKIENQGKHLCSVVYDSPPPETRTRQGFCMHIIEGRAGRYGSNFPVGEVTCIDAEDLPLQTMMGQIL; from the exons atGACCTGGCTATTGGCATCTATGGATACAATCTTCAAAAACAAGATTGTGCACTGCAAATTCTTCTATGAGATGTGGGATACTATTCTTGAATTCTTTATAACATCATCAAGGGCAAGAATTCAG AAGAAAATTGAGAATCAAGGAAAGCATCTTTGTTCAGTGGTATATGACTCGCCTCCACCAGAAACTCGAACAAGGCAG GGTTTTTGCATGCATATTATTGAAGGGAGAGCTGGTAGATATGGGTCAAATTTTCCTGTTGGAGAAGTAACATGCATAGATGCAGAGGATCTACCCTTGCAAACGATGATGGgtcaaattttataa
- the LOC130980277 gene encoding uncharacterized protein LOC130980277 isoform X2 yields the protein MTWLLASMDTIFKNKIVHCKFFYEMWDTILEFFITSSRARIQKKIENQGKHLCSVVYDSPPPETRTRVFACILLKGELVDMGQIFLLEK from the exons atGACCTGGCTATTGGCATCTATGGATACAATCTTCAAAAACAAGATTGTGCACTGCAAATTCTTCTATGAGATGTGGGATACTATTCTTGAATTCTTTATAACATCATCAAGGGCAAGAATTCAG AAGAAAATTGAGAATCAAGGAAAGCATCTTTGTTCAGTGGTATATGACTCGCCTCCACCAGAAACTCGAACAAG GGTTTTTGCATGCATATTATTGAAGGGAGAGCTGGTAGATATGGGTCAAATTTTCCTGTTGGAGAAGTAA
- the LOC130981493 gene encoding protein BOLA2-like, with product MPLRSSDLQAECAFCSSSSGEVSSTSFLRRSDDFEKRLQYISKEEAAVMARVNRRNRFVYFNMPFYARVSLNSKCKKLQIESCLKSKLNPTHLEVVDTSGGCGASFVVEIVSEEFEGKRLLERHRMVNAALEEEMKEIHALSVKKAVTPEQWRQLQQDSNQANPAA from the exons ATGCCTTTGCGGTCTTCTGATTTACAAGCAGAATGTGCATTTTGTAGCAGCAGTAGTGGTGAAGTAAGTTCTACTAGCTTCCT AAGACGTAGCGATGATTTCGAGAAGAGGCTGCAGTATATTTCCAAAGAGGAAGCTGCGGTTATGGCCAGGGTCAATCGGAGAAACCG ATTTGTGTATTTTAACATGCCATTCTATGCTAGAGTTTCTTTGAACTCGAAGTGCAAAAAACTACAAATTGAATCTTGTTTGAAATCCAAACTCAACCCTACTCACCTG GAAGTAGTTGATACATCTGGAGG ATGCGGTGCAAGTTTCGTAGTTGAGATTGTATCAGAAGAATTCGAAGGCAAGAGGCTACTGGAGAGGCATCGAATGGTGAATGCTGCGTTGGAGGAGGAAATGAAAGAGATTCACGCTCTCTCTGTCAAGAAAGCTGTCACCCCAGAGCAGTGGAGACAGCTGCAGCAAGACTCCAACCAAGCAAATCCTGCTGCCTAG